The following coding sequences lie in one Flavobacterium sediminis genomic window:
- a CDS encoding M14 family metallopeptidase yields the protein MRIYFYIALLNFVFSLAQNNLQTPFEKGNGNQSTTYEECINYYQNLEHQFETIQIREMGLTDCGESLHIVCFSKDKNFDFNSEKAVVLINNGIHPGEPDGIDATMMLMRDLATAKIKVPEHTIVVAIPVYNIGGMLNRNSHSRANQNGPEEYGFRGNARNYDLNRDFIKSDSRNSRSFQEIFHQVNPDMFIDNHVSNGADYQYTFTCIATQHQRLGGALGTFYKEEMHPAIMAQLKKKKIESVPYVNIHGDMPDNGFAQFMDTPRYATGYTTLFNTLGSVPETHMLKPFKERVAVTYQYMVETIQYVDENRQKIKKLREDNLTNYKAGKEYPLQWQLDSTKVSSIEFKGYKGGYKPSAVSGNDRLYYDRKQPFTKEIPFYADYKGTKTIIIPRFYIVPQSQWPVVELLKLNGIKMQPLAEDTEIEVESYSITSFETSKYPYEGHYGHYNTTVTSKAEKLKFRKGDFMIDTQQKGVKFLLETLEPEAVDSYFNWNFFDPILQQKEYFSAYVFEDLAKDLLDSDPELKEEFEAKKKVDEKFAASGSAQLDWVYTHSDYYEKAHRHYPVYRIK from the coding sequence ATGCGTATATATTTCTATATAGCCTTGTTGAATTTTGTATTCAGTTTGGCTCAAAACAATTTACAAACACCTTTTGAAAAAGGCAACGGGAATCAATCTACTACTTACGAGGAGTGTATTAATTATTATCAGAATTTGGAGCATCAGTTTGAAACCATTCAAATACGGGAAATGGGTCTAACAGATTGTGGAGAATCTTTGCATATCGTTTGTTTTTCAAAGGATAAGAACTTTGATTTTAATTCGGAGAAAGCGGTTGTCTTAATAAATAACGGGATCCATCCCGGAGAACCTGATGGTATAGATGCTACGATGATGTTGATGCGCGATTTGGCTACAGCCAAAATTAAAGTGCCTGAGCATACTATTGTAGTTGCTATTCCGGTGTATAATATCGGAGGAATGTTAAATCGGAACTCACACTCCAGAGCCAATCAGAACGGGCCGGAAGAATACGGTTTCAGAGGGAATGCCCGCAATTATGACTTGAATCGCGATTTTATAAAGTCTGATTCCAGAAACTCCAGGAGTTTTCAGGAGATTTTTCATCAGGTCAATCCGGATATGTTTATTGATAATCATGTTTCTAACGGTGCCGATTACCAATATACTTTTACTTGTATTGCGACACAACATCAGCGGTTGGGAGGTGCATTAGGAACTTTTTATAAAGAAGAGATGCACCCGGCTATTATGGCACAATTGAAAAAGAAAAAAATAGAAAGTGTTCCGTATGTAAATATTCATGGCGATATGCCTGATAACGGATTTGCCCAATTTATGGATACGCCACGTTATGCTACGGGATATACAACGTTGTTCAATACTTTGGGATCAGTGCCGGAAACACACATGCTAAAACCTTTTAAAGAAAGGGTAGCGGTTACCTATCAATATATGGTGGAAACCATTCAGTATGTAGATGAAAATCGTCAAAAGATCAAAAAGTTAAGAGAAGATAATTTGACCAATTATAAAGCGGGTAAAGAATATCCTTTGCAATGGCAATTGGATTCAACAAAAGTTTCATCTATAGAATTTAAAGGATATAAAGGCGGGTATAAGCCAAGTGCTGTTTCGGGTAACGATCGTTTGTATTATGATAGAAAACAACCGTTTACCAAAGAGATTCCGTTTTATGCTGATTATAAAGGAACTAAAACTATAATTATTCCTCGTTTTTATATTGTACCGCAATCACAATGGCCGGTAGTTGAATTGTTGAAACTAAACGGAATTAAGATGCAGCCTTTAGCTGAAGATACAGAAATTGAGGTAGAAAGCTATAGCATAACTTCTTTTGAAACATCTAAATATCCTTATGAGGGACATTACGGGCATTACAATACAACAGTAACATCAAAGGCAGAGAAATTAAAATTCCGAAAGGGAGATTTTATGATCGACACACAGCAAAAAGGGGTTAAATTCTTATTAGAAACATTAGAACCGGAAGCAGTGGATAGTTATTTTAACTGGAACTTTTTCGATCCTATTTTGCAGCAAAAAGAATATTTTTCTGCTTACGTTTTTGAAGACTTAGCGAAAGATTTATTAGATTCTGACCCGGAACTAAAAGAAGAATTTGAAGCTAAAAAGAAAGTAGATGAAAAATTTGCAGCTAGTGGTTCGGCTCAACTCGATTGGGTTTACACGCATTCTGATTATTACGAAAAAGCCCATAGGCACTATCCGGTCTATAGGATAAAATAA
- a CDS encoding patatin-like phospholipase family protein: MKKNITLVLSGGGARGIAHIGVIEELLQAGYIISSISGTSMGALVGGIYAVNRLSEFKEWLYKVNKQRIFQLIDFSFSSQGLVKGERIFREMKAFIPDANIEDLSVNYTATAFDIANYREVVFRQGSLFNAIRASISIPTVLTPVVMGNAVLVDGGVANNVPINNAIRSENDLLVAVHVNADVPDSKISLAHEKDLKALHLVAEHDLHPTGKERTKKFNYFNLVNNTIVTMTNHISSMMMDQTPPDVLIEISRTSCGVFEFYRAKELVEIGRQAFHSQAEKIEKLATTK; this comes from the coding sequence ATGAAAAAGAACATAACTCTCGTACTTTCAGGTGGCGGTGCCAGAGGAATCGCTCATATAGGTGTTATTGAAGAATTACTGCAAGCCGGATACATAATCAGCTCTATATCCGGAACCTCAATGGGAGCGTTAGTTGGAGGTATTTATGCCGTTAACAGGTTAAGCGAGTTCAAAGAATGGCTTTACAAGGTCAACAAACAACGTATTTTTCAATTAATTGATTTTAGTTTTTCTTCACAGGGGTTGGTCAAAGGCGAACGCATCTTCAGAGAAATGAAAGCTTTTATTCCGGATGCTAATATTGAGGACCTGTCTGTCAATTATACGGCTACTGCTTTTGATATTGCGAATTACAGAGAGGTCGTTTTCAGACAAGGAAGCTTATTTAACGCCATCAGAGCATCGATCTCTATTCCAACCGTATTAACACCTGTTGTTATGGGAAACGCGGTTCTGGTCGACGGCGGAGTTGCTAATAACGTTCCGATAAACAATGCTATCAGAAGTGAAAACGATTTATTGGTAGCTGTCCATGTTAATGCAGATGTTCCCGACAGTAAAATTTCCTTAGCTCATGAAAAGGATTTAAAAGCTTTACACCTAGTAGCAGAACACGATTTACATCCTACAGGAAAAGAACGTACTAAAAAATTCAATTATTTCAATCTAGTTAACAATACGATCGTTACCATGACCAATCATATTTCAAGTATGATGATGGATCAGACCCCTCCGGATGTGCTAATTGAAATATCAAGAACCTCCTGTGGCGTTTTTGAATTTTACAGAGCAAAAGAACTGGTCGAGATCGGCAGACAAGCTTTCCACTCCCAAGCTGAAAAAATAGAAAAGCTAGCTACTACGAAATGA
- a CDS encoding NUDIX hydrolase: protein MYKVFVNDKPLFLTNEVQKETDFQIFLLESIDIKKLIIKMFQNKIQKAFLYHPDEKLIMKTLKAKIPVVKAGGGLVFNAKGEVLFIFRNGKWDLPKGGTEKKETIEETAIREVEEETGVTGLKISHRIAKTYHVFKRNGRYKLKQTYWFEMKTKFDGIPEGQIEEGIEKVAWVKPEDIPTLLENSYENIKLLFEKEKMNV from the coding sequence ATGTATAAAGTTTTTGTTAACGATAAACCACTTTTTTTAACTAACGAGGTACAAAAAGAAACGGATTTCCAGATTTTTCTTTTGGAAAGCATTGATATTAAAAAGCTTATCATAAAAATGTTTCAGAATAAAATTCAGAAAGCATTTTTATATCATCCGGATGAAAAACTGATCATGAAGACCTTAAAAGCTAAAATTCCGGTCGTAAAAGCCGGTGGCGGATTAGTTTTTAATGCCAAAGGCGAAGTTCTTTTTATCTTCAGGAACGGAAAATGGGATCTGCCTAAAGGCGGAACGGAGAAAAAAGAAACCATTGAAGAAACGGCAATCCGGGAAGTAGAAGAAGAAACAGGAGTAACCGGACTTAAAATCTCGCACAGGATCGCAAAGACATATCATGTCTTTAAACGCAACGGACGTTATAAACTGAAACAGACCTACTGGTTTGAGATGAAAACCAAATTTGACGGTATTCCAGAAGGGCAAATTGAAGAAGGCATAGAAAAAGTAGCATGGGTAAAACCAGAGGATATCCCTACTCTATTGGAAAATTCCTATGAAAATATTAAATTGCTTTTTGAAAAAGAAAAGATGAACGTTTAA
- the pyrE gene encoding orotate phosphoribosyltransferase: MVFNRNTAEKTAELLLQINAIKLNSKNPFTWASGWKSPIYCDNRLILSFPAVRNYIREEFAKGIEEKFGKPDVIAGVATGAIGIGILVAEYMGLPFVYVRPEPKKHGRQNQVEGFLQKGQNVVVVEDLISTGGSSLLAVDALKKEGAVVKGMAAIFTYGFEVSKQKIAEANIEVFTLSNYETLLQKAIDKKYVDEVELSTLQAWQVSPSEWK, translated from the coding sequence ATGGTTTTTAATAGAAACACCGCCGAAAAAACAGCCGAATTGCTTTTACAAATAAACGCAATTAAATTAAATTCTAAAAATCCTTTTACATGGGCTTCAGGCTGGAAGTCTCCGATTTATTGTGATAACCGATTAATTCTTTCATTTCCAGCGGTTCGAAATTATATTCGTGAAGAATTTGCTAAAGGAATTGAAGAAAAATTCGGTAAACCCGATGTGATTGCGGGGGTAGCTACCGGAGCCATAGGCATCGGAATACTGGTTGCCGAGTATATGGGATTGCCTTTTGTATACGTTCGTCCGGAACCTAAAAAGCACGGAAGACAAAACCAGGTAGAAGGTTTTCTGCAAAAAGGGCAGAATGTAGTGGTTGTAGAAGATCTGATCAGTACCGGAGGAAGTAGTTTACTGGCAGTTGATGCTTTAAAAAAGGAAGGAGCTGTAGTTAAAGGAATGGCAGCTATCTTTACTTATGGCTTTGAAGTTTCTAAACAGAAAATTGCAGAGGCAAATATTGAGGTATTTACCTTAAGTAATTATGAAACTTTGTTGCAAAAAGCAATTGATAAGAAGTATGTAGATGAGGTAGAATTGTCAACCCTACAGGCATGGCAAGTGAGTCCGTCTGAATGGAAATAG
- a CDS encoding sulfite exporter TauE/SafE family protein, translating to MDKISYLFLLLTLLAEIVGTVGGFGSSVFFVPMAGFFFDFQSVLGLTAIFHLASNISKISLFRKGLDKKLLLRLGLPSVIFVIVGAMLTKFINAKALEIILGIFLIIFSSFLLWKKDFEIRTDRKETILGGSLSGFTAGLLGTGGAIRGVTMAAFNLEKEIFIATSAAIDFSIDFTRTFVYFGNGYIHTHDLIYVPFLVVIGFVGTYIGKYFLNFIPQDKFKSVSLILVLLIGIVTLSKILFF from the coding sequence TTGGATAAAATCAGTTATCTTTTTTTACTGTTAACTCTTCTTGCTGAAATCGTAGGAACGGTCGGAGGTTTCGGTTCTTCCGTTTTTTTTGTACCGATGGCCGGATTCTTTTTTGATTTTCAATCGGTTTTAGGTTTGACGGCAATTTTTCATTTAGCTAGTAACATCAGTAAGATATCCCTCTTCCGGAAAGGTTTAGATAAAAAATTATTATTGCGTTTAGGGCTACCGTCCGTGATCTTTGTGATCGTAGGAGCTATGTTAACCAAATTCATCAATGCTAAAGCATTAGAGATCATATTAGGTATTTTCCTGATTATCTTTAGTAGTTTTTTATTGTGGAAAAAGGATTTTGAAATCAGGACAGATAGAAAAGAAACTATTTTAGGAGGTTCACTTTCGGGTTTTACAGCCGGTCTGTTAGGAACAGGAGGAGCTATCAGAGGAGTAACGATGGCTGCTTTTAATCTGGAGAAAGAGATTTTTATAGCCACTTCGGCTGCAATTGATTTCAGTATTGATTTTACCCGGACTTTTGTGTATTTCGGTAACGGATACATACATACTCATGATTTGATTTATGTTCCTTTTTTAGTTGTAATAGGCTTTGTAGGAACTTATATAGGGAAATATTTCCTTAATTTTATTCCTCAGGATAAGTTTAAGTCGGTTTCATTGATCTTGGTCTTGTTGATAGGTATAGTTACTTTGAGCAAGATCTTATTTTTTTGA
- a CDS encoding OmpA/MotB family protein, with amino-acid sequence MKKAIVSILVLSLSLTSCVSKKKYADLEAKQKQTQDLLNSATMKLNSCLTEREALANQVDYLKKNNSDLIDSSKELTVLTQKGAENLEKSLESLKEKDLKISRLQDALTKKDSVTLALVTSLKREVGIDDPDINIKVEKGVVMISIADNLLFKSGSYEVSDKAKGVLGKVAKVINSKPDFECMIEGHTDNVPIKNAVLLDNWDLSVKRATSIVRVLQNDFSVDPKQLIPAGRSFYIPLVDNDTPANRAKNRRTRVIIMPKIDQFYDMIEKEMKNMSEGK; translated from the coding sequence ATGAAAAAAGCAATTGTTTCCATTTTAGTCTTATCACTTTCTTTGACTTCTTGTGTTTCAAAGAAAAAGTATGCAGATTTAGAAGCTAAACAAAAACAGACTCAGGATTTGTTAAACTCAGCGACCATGAAGTTAAACTCTTGCTTAACGGAAAGAGAGGCTTTAGCAAATCAGGTTGATTATTTAAAGAAAAATAATAGTGACTTGATCGACAGTTCTAAAGAATTGACCGTTTTAACTCAAAAAGGAGCTGAAAATCTTGAAAAATCATTAGAGAGTTTAAAAGAAAAAGATTTAAAAATATCAAGGTTACAAGACGCTTTAACGAAAAAAGACAGTGTAACACTTGCTTTGGTTACCAGTTTAAAAAGAGAAGTAGGTATTGACGATCCGGACATCAATATTAAAGTTGAAAAAGGAGTTGTAATGATCTCTATTGCTGATAACTTATTATTCAAATCAGGAAGTTATGAAGTAAGTGATAAAGCTAAAGGTGTTTTAGGAAAAGTCGCTAAAGTGATCAACAGTAAACCTGATTTTGAATGTATGATCGAAGGACATACGGATAATGTGCCTATTAAAAATGCTGTTTTATTAGACAACTGGGATCTTTCAGTAAAAAGAGCGACTTCGATCGTGAGAGTTTTACAAAACGATTTTAGCGTAGATCCTAAACAATTGATTCCTGCCGGTAGAAGTTTCTATATTCCGTTAGTCGATAATGATACTCCTGCAAACCGTGCTAAGAACAGAAGAACTCGTGTAATCATCATGCCGAAAATTGACCAATTCTATGACATGATCGAAAAAGAAATGAAAAACATGAGTGAAGGAAAATAA
- a CDS encoding glycosyltransferase family 2 protein: MNKIAIVILNWNGGELLRTFLPSIIQYSPQATLYVADNASTDNSIAIVQQEFPTVKIIQNKANYGFAKGYNEALKFVEEPIWALVNSDVEVTENWLTPIAELFESDENIAIVQPKILDFKNKSAFEYAGAAGGFLDKYGFPFCRGRVFTSVEKDNGQFDDISDIFWASGACFFIRKQVFWEKNGFDEDFFAHQEEIDLCWRVNSKDYSIKYCGYSKVYHVGGATLQVENPKKTFLNFRNSLWMLTKNLPKEKLFIILFSRLVLDGLAGVRFFFQGHFSHVWAILKAHFYFYKNLRKNLRKRKKSNLKHYYKINSVIYSYFIKGKKTFAELF; encoded by the coding sequence TTGAACAAAATCGCAATTGTAATTCTCAATTGGAACGGAGGTGAACTGTTACGTACTTTTCTGCCATCCATCATCCAATATTCACCCCAGGCAACTCTTTATGTTGCAGACAATGCTTCAACAGACAATTCTATAGCAATTGTTCAGCAAGAGTTCCCTACCGTAAAGATCATTCAAAACAAAGCCAATTATGGCTTTGCCAAGGGTTACAATGAAGCTCTTAAATTTGTAGAAGAACCTATCTGGGCATTGGTCAACAGCGATGTTGAGGTTACTGAGAACTGGCTCACTCCTATTGCAGAACTATTTGAAAGTGATGAGAACATTGCTATCGTCCAACCTAAAATACTGGATTTCAAAAATAAATCAGCCTTTGAATATGCCGGTGCAGCCGGCGGTTTTTTAGATAAATACGGATTTCCTTTTTGCAGAGGTCGGGTTTTTACCAGCGTTGAAAAAGACAACGGGCAGTTTGACGATATCTCAGATATTTTTTGGGCTTCCGGAGCTTGTTTTTTTATCCGTAAACAAGTATTTTGGGAAAAGAACGGATTTGATGAAGATTTCTTTGCTCATCAGGAAGAGATCGATCTGTGTTGGCGCGTAAACAGTAAAGACTATAGTATTAAATATTGCGGTTATTCAAAAGTATACCATGTGGGCGGTGCAACATTACAAGTCGAGAACCCGAAAAAAACATTCCTTAACTTTCGGAACTCATTATGGATGCTGACGAAAAACCTTCCCAAAGAGAAATTATTCATTATTCTTTTTTCCCGTTTGGTTCTCGACGGCTTAGCCGGAGTCCGCTTTTTCTTTCAGGGACACTTTTCTCATGTGTGGGCAATCTTAAAAGCTCATTTTTATTTTTATAAAAATTTACGCAAAAACCTCCGAAAAAGAAAGAAAAGTAATTTAAAACACTATTATAAAATAAACTCGGTTATTTACAGTTATTTTATTAAAGGAAAGAAAACATTTGCTGAATTATTTTAA
- a CDS encoding type I restriction enzyme HsdR N-terminal domain-containing protein — protein MQKLNFPTYSFRFKNSENKTYIFDVIRKKFLVFTPEEWVRQHVLQFFIHQHKYPVSFINVEKSVKVNGTSKRYDIVVYRKDGSIFLLVECKAPEVTITQQTFDQIARYNLTLNASYLMVTNGINHYFCQMDFQNEKYLFLTDLPKFEVPNP, from the coding sequence ATGCAAAAATTAAATTTCCCGACATACTCCTTCCGGTTCAAAAATAGTGAAAATAAAACCTATATTTTTGACGTCATCCGAAAAAAGTTTTTGGTTTTCACTCCTGAAGAATGGGTTCGTCAGCATGTTTTACAGTTTTTTATCCATCAACATAAATATCCTGTTTCCTTTATTAATGTTGAAAAATCAGTAAAAGTGAACGGAACTTCAAAGCGTTATGATATCGTGGTCTATCGCAAGGATGGTAGTATCTTCCTTTTAGTGGAATGCAAAGCTCCGGAAGTTACTATTACACAACAGACATTTGACCAGATCGCCCGATACAACCTTACGCTAAATGCCTCATATTTAATGGTTACAAATGGAATAAATCATTATTTTTGTCAAATGGATTTTCAAAATGAAAAGTATCTTTTTTTAACAGATTTACCTAAATTTGAAGTTCCTAACCCATAA
- the holA gene encoding DNA polymerase III subunit delta, with translation MDQVIQITNDIKAGKIKPIYFFMGEEPYYVDKLTEFIENSILTEDEKGFNQMVLYGRDTTIEEIVSNAKRFPMMADRQVVIVKEAQELSRTIDKLEAYAENPQPSTVLVFAYKYKTLDKRKKVTKVLEKNGLVFESKKLYENQVGDWLKRVLHGQGYAIEPKAAAMLVEFLGTDLSKISNELDKLKIILPKGHTITPKDIEENIGISKDFNVFELRKAIGERNQLKAYKIIDYFAKNPKDNPLVVTNGLVFSFFLQLLQYHGLKDKSKANVAKVLKINPYFVSDYETAFRNYPMKKVSAIVNTLRSIDVKSKGVGANSVTDYDLMKEMLVKIFN, from the coding sequence ATGGATCAAGTTATTCAAATAACCAATGATATTAAAGCCGGAAAAATTAAACCCATTTATTTTTTTATGGGAGAAGAACCGTATTATGTTGATAAATTAACAGAGTTTATTGAAAATTCTATATTGACGGAAGATGAAAAAGGGTTTAATCAGATGGTTTTGTACGGAAGGGATACAACAATTGAAGAAATAGTTTCTAATGCGAAGCGTTTCCCGATGATGGCCGACAGGCAGGTGGTGATAGTAAAAGAGGCGCAAGAGCTTTCCAGAACGATCGATAAATTAGAAGCCTATGCCGAAAATCCGCAACCTTCCACTGTTTTAGTGTTTGCCTATAAATATAAAACCTTAGATAAGAGAAAGAAAGTAACCAAAGTTCTGGAGAAGAACGGACTTGTTTTTGAAAGTAAAAAATTATACGAAAACCAGGTAGGCGATTGGTTAAAACGGGTTTTGCACGGACAAGGTTATGCCATTGAGCCTAAAGCAGCAGCTATGTTGGTCGAGTTTTTAGGAACTGATCTGTCAAAGATCAGCAATGAACTGGACAAATTAAAGATCATATTGCCGAAAGGTCATACCATAACACCGAAAGATATTGAAGAAAATATCGGGATCAGTAAAGATTTTAATGTTTTTGAGCTACGAAAAGCTATAGGCGAGCGCAATCAGTTAAAGGCATATAAGATCATCGATTATTTTGCTAAAAATCCTAAAGACAATCCTCTAGTAGTAACCAATGGTTTAGTGTTTAGTTTCTTTTTACAATTGCTGCAATATCATGGTCTTAAAGACAAATCAAAAGCTAATGTTGCCAAAGTATTAAAGATTAACCCTTACTTTGTAAGCGACTATGAAACTGCTTTCAGAAATTATCCTATGAAAAAAGTCAGTGCCATAGTCAATACACTTCGGTCAATTGATGTGAAAAGTAAGGGTGTGGGAGCTAATTCTGTTACAGATTATGATCTGATGAAAGAAATGTTAGTTAAGATATTCAATTAG
- a CDS encoding C1q-like domain-containing protein, with amino-acid sequence MKTKLLNNHVQTTAKLFLLSFLFFFTKSWSQVGVNTITPNATLDVNGDVIIQDVPKADKSTTDKVLVLNSTDNRVEAMNFPKSFVKGVGGSGFSILSLSLLSGWNKVSFPALEFDENSDFDTVNQYFTAPMDGIYHISVYVKMTSLINISSFGVGIFRETSGMTTLVADETYEALSVSLLGIGITSPPTRSAQTLVKLNQGDRIYFGIQSSNLTIFNNAEAQFSIHQVH; translated from the coding sequence ATGAAAACAAAACTACTCAACAATCATGTACAAACTACTGCTAAGCTATTTTTATTAAGTTTTTTGTTCTTCTTTACAAAAAGCTGGTCACAAGTTGGTGTCAATACGATTACGCCTAATGCTACTTTAGATGTAAACGGAGATGTCATTATTCAGGATGTTCCTAAAGCCGATAAAAGTACTACGGATAAGGTTTTAGTTCTGAATAGTACTGACAACCGGGTAGAAGCTATGAACTTTCCCAAATCTTTTGTAAAAGGTGTCGGCGGTTCCGGTTTTTCTATCTTGTCTCTTAGTCTACTAAGCGGTTGGAACAAGGTTAGTTTCCCTGCTTTAGAATTTGATGAAAATTCCGATTTTGATACTGTAAATCAATACTTCACGGCTCCTATGGACGGTATTTACCATATTAGTGTGTATGTTAAAATGACATCTTTAATCAATATATCCAGCTTTGGCGTAGGAATATTCAGAGAAACGTCAGGTATGACTACACTTGTAGCTGATGAAACTTATGAGGCTTTATCGGTTTCTCTGTTAGGGATCGGCATAACTTCTCCGCCAACCAGAAGTGCACAAACTTTGGTAAAGCTAAATCAGGGAGATCGGATCTATTTTGGTATCCAAAGTAGTAATCTGACCATTTTTAATAATGCAGAAGCTCAGTTTTCGATCCATCAGGTTCATTGA
- a CDS encoding OmpA family protein, protein MKNILFILFFFSGSLLFSQSLLEKANKHFEAMEFQDAIEKYEKYLEKNSNAGQNTYLKLADSYFNLTEYEKALKWYSKVYEIQQNTMSEYNFLKYVECLKANRDNEKANELLKNYFKNDTEKLKLLAYQKKELDSLDKKDPLFKIKHLEINTNKSDFGTVKYTENRVIFYSTRDTSNLSQKMYSWNDQPYLNTYIAERNLTTNELHNESLFLQNLKTNFHDATLTFSPDFKLIYFTENYLKKSNKIKVNKEGFSNMKILRGKIEEDKVTDIEVLQFNDVSYSCAHPCLSDDGKYLFFVSDMPGGYGETDIYYCEVFPDGSINTPVNAGPYVNTVGREMFPYFEKNILYFASDGHFGLGGLDIFEVEMKGKNNFLLPKNLGAPINSNRDDFAFSIYSDDHYGYFSSNRSLGKGDDDIYFFTKEEIKSEQYYSGTVLDKTTELPLPDATISVKDVFGDEVQSLQSDAEGNFNIALPCDSNFTVTFSKPNYTTETVTVTTTSEPMKEMSNNKIYLTNYDSLVEKDGDVEKVKVNPIYFDLDKYAITPKAEIELDKVVYTMEKFPNVKIKIESHTDSRGSDAHNLILSDNRAKSTQAYILSKGISPERIESAIGYGETRLKVNCPNGVKCSEEQHAINRRSDFIIISK, encoded by the coding sequence ATGAAAAATATATTATTTATTTTATTCTTTTTTTCCGGCAGCTTGCTTTTTTCGCAATCGCTATTGGAAAAAGCAAACAAGCATTTTGAGGCAATGGAGTTTCAGGATGCCATAGAAAAATATGAAAAGTACCTTGAGAAAAACTCAAATGCAGGACAAAATACTTACTTGAAACTAGCTGATTCCTATTTCAATTTAACGGAATATGAAAAAGCACTCAAATGGTATAGCAAAGTCTATGAAATTCAACAAAATACAATGAGTGAATATAACTTTTTAAAATATGTTGAATGTTTAAAGGCAAATAGAGACAACGAAAAAGCAAATGAACTTTTAAAAAATTATTTTAAAAATGATACTGAAAAATTAAAGTTATTGGCTTATCAAAAAAAAGAACTGGATTCTTTAGATAAAAAAGATCCGTTGTTTAAAATCAAACATTTAGAGATCAATACTAATAAATCTGATTTTGGAACGGTAAAATACACCGAAAACAGAGTGATCTTCTATTCCACAAGAGATACTAGCAACTTATCCCAAAAAATGTATTCGTGGAACGACCAGCCTTATCTGAATACATATATCGCTGAACGTAACTTGACTACTAACGAGTTGCATAATGAAAGTTTGTTTTTGCAAAACCTGAAAACGAATTTTCACGACGCTACACTAACCTTCTCTCCTGATTTTAAACTGATCTACTTTACCGAAAACTATCTTAAAAAATCGAATAAGATAAAAGTGAACAAGGAAGGTTTTTCAAACATGAAGATCCTTAGAGGTAAAATTGAAGAAGATAAGGTTACAGATATTGAAGTATTACAATTCAATGATGTAAGTTACTCTTGTGCCCATCCTTGTTTAAGTGATGACGGAAAGTATTTATTCTTTGTTTCTGACATGCCGGGCGGATATGGTGAAACTGACATCTACTATTGTGAAGTATTTCCAGACGGCTCCATTAATACTCCTGTAAACGCAGGTCCTTACGTAAACACGGTAGGTAGAGAAATGTTCCCTTACTTCGAAAAGAACATCTTGTATTTTGCCTCTGACGGTCATTTCGGCTTAGGCGGTTTAGATATTTTTGAAGTAGAGATGAAAGGTAAGAACAATTTCTTACTGCCTAAGAACCTCGGAGCACCTATCAACAGTAACCGCGATGATTTTGCTTTTTCCATTTATTCAGACGATCACTATGGTTATTTTTCATCCAATCGCTCTTTAGGAAAAGGTGATGATGATATCTATTTCTTTACCAAAGAAGAAATAAAATCAGAACAATACTATTCCGGAACCGTATTAGACAAAACTACCGAACTTCCGTTGCCCGATGCTACGATAAGCGTTAAAGATGTTTTTGGTGATGAAGTTCAATCCTTACAAAGTGATGCCGAAGGTAATTTTAATATTGCGTTGCCATGTGATTCTAACTTTACCGTTACATTCAGTAAACCGAATTACACAACTGAAACTGTAACTGTTACAACAACTTCAGAACCTATGAAAGAGATGAGCAATAATAAAATTTACCTGACCAATTATGACAGTTTGGTAGAAAAAGACGGAGATGTTGAAAAGGTTAAAGTTAATCCAATCTATTTTGATTTAGACAAATACGCCATCACTCCTAAAGCCGAAATTGAACTGGATAAAGTAGTTTATACGATGGAAAAATTTCCGAATGTTAAGATCAAGATCGAATCACATACTGACTCCAGAGGTTCAGATGCTCATAACCTGATCTTATCTGATAACAGAGCCAAATCAACACAGGCCTATATTCTTTCCAAAGGAATCAGTCCGGAACGAATTGAAAGTGCTATTGGTTACGGAGAAACACGATTAAAAGTAAACTGTCCTAATGGCGTAAAATGTTCAGAAGAACAACACGCTATTAATCGCCGATCCGATTTTATCATCATCAGCAAATAA